One window of the Octopus sinensis linkage group LG9, ASM634580v1, whole genome shotgun sequence genome contains the following:
- the LOC118764669 gene encoding putative protein TPRXL, whose amino-acid sequence MPPELGGVGHPCAGGGVNSSNAVTTPLTTTSSAEGLRLKDGSVGQEKPSTSASTSSSSVAGLASTGTPVSSLSPSSSSTTAAVSSRYASIYISPHKAEAKLCFDDVDDSGNSSDNSLPRSTDSGGKEASPYSSHYGSHGAEGIYENPTAFLSPSLPSISTSQQQLDGSGDEAIGGGPGTSPHRKFPSPSSSWSPSKGAPFRPHPPPRGAYSSSDGEANKGIGAGTPLPPPPFLPHMEVP is encoded by the exons ATGCCGCCAGAGCTTGGCGGGGTCGGGCATCCATGTGCTGGTGGAGGCGTGAACAGTAGTAACGCCGTTACCACCCCGTTGACAACCACGTCGTCTGCCGAGGGACTGAGACTGAAGGACGGCTCTGTCGGTCAAGAAAAACCGTCCACTTCGGCCTCGACCTCGTCGTCGTCGGTGGCGGGTCTAGCCTCGACCGGCACTCCtgtgtcatcattatcaccatcatcatcatcaacgacggCAGCCGTCTCATCCCGCTACGCTAGCATTTACATCTCACCGCACAAGGCTGAGGCAAAATTGTGCTTTGATGACGTGGATGATAGCGGCAATTCTAGTGATAACTCGCTACCCCGCTCCACAGATTCAGGTGGTAAAGAAGCGTCGCCTTACTCGAGCCATTACGGTAGTCATGGAGCTGAAGGTATATATGAAAACCCGACAGCATTTCTTAGTCCTTCACTGCCCTCAATATCTACATCACAACAGCAATTAGATGGTTCGGGTGATGAAGCTATTGGTGGTGGTCCGGGAACATCCCCACACCGGAAATTCCCATCACCATCTAGCTCTTGGTCACCTTCGAAAGGGGCTCCGTTTCGACCACATCCACCTCCTAGAGGTGCTTATTCTTCGTCGGACGGAGAAGCGAATAAAGGAATAGGCGCGGGAACGCCTCTCCCGCCTCCACCGTTCCTACCCCACATGGAAGTTCC GTAG